Part of the Eikenella corrodens genome is shown below.
TCCGTAATGGGTTGGAAAGATTGGTTTTGTGAGAGGCATGATTATACACGGGTGCGGGACAGATGGGCTGTTTCCGGCAGCAGGCGGCATGGGATACGACAATATTGGCAGGCTACCTGAAACTTGAGTTGCACAGAAACTGAGCTGCGTTTTAACTGCGTTGAAATTCGCTTTCAGGTAGCCTCTTTTACATCGGGAAACACCAGCCGCGCTTCCACGCCGTTTTCGCGGTTGGCGAGCATCAGGCGGCCGTGGTGCAGACGCATGATTTCGGTGGTGAAGCTCAAGCCCAGCCCGCTGCTGCGGCTGCCGTCGGCGCGGGGGAGCGAGTAGAAGCGTTGGGGGATTTTGGCCAGCGCGTAATCGGGAATGGGGCTGCCTTGGTTGTAAACGGCCAGTTCGGTGCGGCTTCGGCTGCGGGTGAGGCTGAGGCGGATTTCGCTGCCGGTTTCGGCGAAGTCTATGGCGTTGTATAGCAGGTTGTCGATGGCTTGGCGCAGCAGCAGCGGGTCGCCTTGGACGGCGCGGGGCGGGCAGTTGAGGGCGATGTGCAGCTGTTTGGCTTGCAGGGCGGCGCGGCTTTCTTGGGCGGCTTGGACGGCCAAGCTGGACAAATCGACGGTTTGGGTATCGTTCAGGCTGTCGCGGTTTTCTAGGCGGGCGAGTTCGAGCAGGCGGGCGATGAGTTGCTTTTGTTTTTCGGTATTGCGGCGGATGCGGTCGAGCAGTTGCTGTTGGTCGGGGCTGAGGGGGCTGTCTTGCAGCAGTTCGAGGGCGGCCTGCTGGGCGGTGAGCGGGGTTTTGAGTTCGTGGGTGAGGCCTAATACATAATTTTCAATGTGTTGGCGGTGGTCGAGTTCGTCGCGCAGGTGGGCGACGGCGTGGACGAGTCGGTAGAGGTAGCTGTCGCCGAATTGGGGTTGGGCGGCGGGGCGGTTGGCGGCCATGGCTTCGGCATAACGGCGGATGCGGCTGATGCTGCGGGCGAGCCACCAGGCGAGTGTGCCGAGCACGGCGAGGTTGGCGGCGAGCAGGTGGGGGACGTGGGGGCTGCCGTGCGCCAGTGCCCACACGGTGAGCAGGAGGAGGATGCCGAGGATGGCGAAGAATAGGCGGAGGCTGAGGTGTTGGAAATATTTGAGCATGGGGAGCTTGGTTTGGGGTTTCAGGTAGCCTGAAAAATTTTCAGGTAGCCTTTCCTATTCAGCCGAACAACGCGCCGATGGCGGCATATACGCTCAATACAGCTATCAGCGAATCCACGCGGTCGAACACGCCGCCGTGGCCGGGGAGCAGGTTGCTGCTGTCTTTCACCCCGGCGGCACGTTTGAACCAGCTCTCCAAGAGGTCGCCGCCGATGCCCACGAAAGTGAGCACGGAGGCAGTGAGCATGATGCCGAGCCAGGAAATATTGAAGCCGAACCAGCCTGCGGCGCGCGCCAATGAGGCGTACACCAACACGCACAACAGCCCGCCAAACACGCCTTCCCAGCTTTTGCCGGGGCTGATGGCGGGGGCAAGTTTGCGTTTGCCCCACAACCGGCCGAACACATAGGCAAACACGTCGGCAACCCACACCAGCATCATCACGGCCAAAAGATGGAGCGCGGATTGGCTGTCGGGGCGCAGTTCCAGCAGGGCA
Proteins encoded:
- a CDS encoding histidine kinase dimerization/phospho-acceptor domain-containing protein; protein product: MLKYFQHLSLRLFFAILGILLLLTVWALAHGSPHVPHLLAANLAVLGTLAWWLARSISRIRRYAEAMAANRPAAQPQFGDSYLYRLVHAVAHLRDELDHRQHIENYVLGLTHELKTPLTAQQAALELLQDSPLSPDQQQLLDRIRRNTEKQKQLIARLLELARLENRDSLNDTQTVDLSSLAVQAAQESRAALQAKQLHIALNCPPRAVQGDPLLLRQAIDNLLYNAIDFAETGSEIRLSLTRSRSRTELAVYNQGSPIPDYALAKIPQRFYSLPRADGSRSSGLGLSFTTEIMRLHHGRLMLANRENGVEARLVFPDVKEAT
- a CDS encoding phosphatidate cytidylyltransferase yields the protein MLKQRILTALVLLPLMLGMLFAAGSGLWALFSGLIALLALWEYSRLCGMPEQVQRPYLASTALFMALAWAGGWRLPAAAWAIVLAFWLLGMPAWLRFKWRLQADWKGLAAGWLLMLPFWFALLELRPDSQSALHLLAVMMLVWVADVFAYVFGRLWGKRKLAPAISPGKSWEGVFGGLLCVLVYASLARAAGWFGFNISWLGIMLTASVLTFVGIGGDLLESWFKRAAGVKDSSNLLPGHGGVFDRVDSLIAVLSVYAAIGALFG